A single region of the Thermococcus paralvinellae genome encodes:
- a CDS encoding putative RNA uridine N3 methyltransferase, with protein MALHIFIPDSLLEETPDPKIRTYKVGQIARAAAIFGVEHIWIYKAGGKDGKFIKLILEYAETPQYLRKALFPIRKELKYVGVIPPLRTPHHKLKGRPALGEIREGIIIKKGKRLYADIGLDELAIVEGSGEGRMTFKIVSVKPLKVVSAKPVEYWGYRVHLTNKTLAKTLKKARLDLAIATSRKGEDVRKVKLPPLEGEIGFVFGSPRKGVMEILRDFNEDYPFDLILNTIPNQKTKTVRTEEAVLATLAVFNFIRRD; from the coding sequence ATGGCCCTACATATCTTTATTCCAGATTCGCTCCTTGAAGAAACACCCGACCCGAAGATAAGGACATACAAGGTTGGGCAGATAGCAAGGGCAGCTGCAATATTCGGCGTTGAGCACATATGGATTTACAAGGCTGGCGGCAAGGATGGAAAGTTCATAAAACTAATCCTTGAATATGCAGAAACTCCCCAATATCTCCGCAAAGCATTGTTTCCTATAAGGAAAGAACTCAAGTATGTTGGTGTAATCCCTCCCTTAAGAACTCCCCATCATAAGCTCAAGGGAAGACCCGCGCTGGGAGAGATTCGGGAAGGCATAATCATTAAAAAGGGAAAGAGGCTTTACGCAGACATTGGCCTTGACGAACTTGCTATCGTTGAAGGCTCTGGAGAAGGACGAATGACGTTCAAAATAGTCTCAGTAAAGCCTTTGAAAGTGGTTTCAGCAAAACCCGTTGAATACTGGGGATACAGAGTTCATCTCACGAACAAAACACTAGCAAAAACACTTAAAAAGGCAAGGCTTGACTTAGCAATCGCGACCTCACGTAAAGGTGAGGATGTAAGAAAAGTTAAACTCCCTCCGCTGGAGGGGGAGATTGGATTTGTGTTCGGGTCGCCGAGAAAGGGTGTGATGGAAATCCTGAGAGACTTCAATGAGGATTATCCCTTTGATTTAATCCTCAATACCATTCCAAATCAAAAGACGAAAACCGTTAGAACTGAAGAAGCCGTGTTGGCGACTTTGGCCGTGTTTAATTTCATAAGGAGGGATTGA
- the rpl4p gene encoding 50S ribosomal protein L4 → MKVKVFSLNGEPIEEIELPKVFETPFRPDLIRRAVIASWTHRIQPQGRDPMAGKRRVTENIGKGHGMARVERIKTAPRFAAFVPFARGGRRAHPPKVEKIIWEDINKKEKKLALMSAIAATANYDLVRARGHIIDNIPQIPLIVEDELEKIGKTRETREIFKKLGIWDDIERAKKNTKVRAGKGKMRGRRYKKAKGPLIVVAKNEGILLGARNHPGVDVVLVDNLGVEMLAPGTHPGRLTVWTKGAIERLREIYG, encoded by the coding sequence ATGAAGGTTAAGGTGTTCTCACTCAACGGCGAGCCAATTGAAGAGATTGAGTTGCCCAAGGTATTTGAAACCCCATTCAGACCAGATTTGATTAGGAGAGCGGTCATTGCTTCATGGACACACAGAATTCAGCCTCAAGGTAGAGACCCCATGGCTGGTAAGAGAAGGGTCACAGAAAACATTGGTAAAGGTCACGGAATGGCAAGAGTTGAAAGAATAAAGACCGCTCCAAGGTTTGCTGCATTCGTTCCATTTGCAAGAGGCGGTAGAAGGGCTCACCCACCAAAGGTCGAGAAGATAATCTGGGAAGACATCAATAAGAAAGAGAAGAAGCTCGCTCTCATGAGTGCAATTGCAGCAACAGCAAACTATGATTTGGTCAGAGCGAGAGGTCACATAATTGACAACATTCCACAGATCCCACTCATCGTTGAGGATGAGCTCGAGAAGATAGGCAAGACAAGGGAAACAAGAGAGATATTCAAGAAACTTGGCATTTGGGACGACATTGAGAGAGCAAAGAAGAACACAAAGGTTAGAGCTGGGAAAGGTAAGATGAGAGGAAGGAGATACAAGAAGGCTAAGGGTCCACTAATCGTCGTTGCAAAGAACGAAGGAATACTCTTAGGCGCAAGGAACCACCCAGGTGTTGATGTTGTATTAGTTGACAACCTTGGAGTTGAGATGCTTGCTCCAGGTACACATCCCGGAAGGCTAACCGTGTGGACAAAAGGTGCAATTGAGAGATTAAGGGAGATTTACGGGTGA
- a CDS encoding carboxyl transferase domain-containing protein — protein sequence MSMEEKVNELYEKKEKILQMGGEAKIQKQHEKGKLTARERIEKLLDPGSFVEIGMFVKHRNTEFGLDKMELPADGVVTGYGTIDGRLVFVYAQDFTVMGGSLGEMHAMKIKRVMELALEAGAPIIGLNDSGGARIQEGVDSLKGYGEIFKMNTILSGVVPQITAIMGPCAGGAVYSPAIGDFILMVDNPATFMFITGPQVVKAVTGVEVSSTQLGGAMVHAQKSGQAHLIGKSDEEVLMLIRRLLSYLPSNNMEKPPRVKTNDPPFRKSDKLYEIVPDDPNKGYDVRQVIYEIVDRDANGNPDFLEILPYFAPNAVVGFGRMNGQTVGIVANNPIHLAGVLDIDSSDKIARFVRTCDAFNIPIVTLVDVPGYLPGVQQEYGGIIRHGAKVLYAYAEATVPMVTVILRKAYGGAYLAMGSKHLGADFVFAWPTAEIAVMGPEGAANIIFRKEIAKAENPEEFRQQKIKEYRERFANPYVAASRGYIDDVIDPAETRGKIIMALEALESKRVKLPPKKHGNIPL from the coding sequence ATGAGCATGGAAGAGAAGGTGAATGAACTATATGAAAAGAAGGAGAAAATCCTGCAAATGGGAGGGGAGGCTAAGATTCAGAAGCAGCATGAAAAGGGCAAACTTACTGCAAGAGAGAGGATTGAAAAACTCCTTGATCCAGGAAGCTTTGTTGAGATTGGAATGTTTGTCAAGCATAGAAACACTGAATTTGGCCTCGACAAGATGGAATTACCAGCTGACGGAGTAGTAACAGGCTATGGAACAATAGACGGTAGATTGGTTTTCGTGTACGCTCAAGACTTCACAGTGATGGGTGGGTCATTGGGAGAAATGCATGCAATGAAAATTAAGCGTGTAATGGAATTAGCACTAGAAGCAGGCGCTCCAATCATTGGACTCAACGATTCTGGAGGAGCAAGGATCCAAGAGGGTGTGGATTCACTCAAGGGTTATGGTGAAATCTTCAAAATGAACACAATTTTGAGTGGTGTTGTCCCACAAATTACTGCAATCATGGGGCCCTGTGCTGGAGGTGCAGTCTACAGCCCAGCAATTGGCGACTTCATACTTATGGTCGACAATCCGGCAACATTCATGTTCATCACCGGTCCCCAAGTGGTTAAGGCCGTCACTGGTGTTGAAGTCTCATCAACCCAATTGGGTGGTGCAATGGTTCATGCTCAAAAAAGCGGACAGGCTCACTTAATCGGCAAAAGTGACGAAGAAGTCCTCATGCTCATTAGAAGATTGTTAAGCTATTTGCCGTCAAACAACATGGAGAAGCCTCCGAGGGTTAAGACAAACGACCCACCATTTAGAAAGAGTGACAAGCTTTATGAGATTGTTCCAGATGACCCGAACAAGGGTTATGATGTTAGACAAGTGATTTATGAAATCGTTGATAGAGATGCAAACGGAAACCCGGACTTCCTCGAAATACTTCCTTACTTTGCTCCTAATGCTGTCGTTGGTTTTGGAAGAATGAACGGCCAGACAGTGGGTATAGTGGCAAATAATCCCATACACTTGGCTGGTGTTCTCGATATTGACAGCTCAGACAAAATAGCAAGATTTGTCAGAACTTGTGATGCATTTAATATTCCAATTGTAACTTTAGTTGATGTTCCAGGTTATCTGCCTGGAGTTCAGCAAGAGTACGGAGGAATAATTAGACACGGAGCAAAAGTCCTCTACGCTTATGCAGAGGCTACAGTCCCAATGGTTACTGTTATCCTAAGAAAGGCTTATGGTGGGGCTTACTTGGCTATGGGTTCAAAGCACCTTGGAGCGGATTTTGTCTTTGCTTGGCCAACAGCAGAGATTGCAGTTATGGGTCCAGAGGGGGCCGCAAACATAATCTTCAGGAAGGAAATTGCTAAGGCTGAGAATCCAGAAGAGTTTAGACAGCAGAAGATCAAGGAGTATAGGGAGAGGTTTGCCAACCCATACGTTGCAGCCTCAAGAGGTTACATTGATGACGTTATTGATCCGGCAGAGACGAGAGGAAAGATTATCATGGCTCTTGAGGCTTTAGAGAGCAAGCGTGTTAAGTTGCCACCAAAGAAGCATGGAAACATTCCACTGTGA
- a CDS encoding CBS domain-containing protein: protein MKVKSIMTPDPVVIELPATRSYALELFKKHNVRSFPVVRRGTKELVGIVSIKRVLVNPDEDQLAMLVKRNVPVVKPADDLKKAVRLMLEYDYRRVIVVDDEGKVVGILTVGDIIRRYLAKNEKYKDVEIEPYYQRYVSVVWKGTPLKAALKALLLCNAMAIPVIDDDGNLIGIVDETDLLKDSEVVRVMKSSALAVSSEEEWILESNPILLFEKAELQLPKKPVEEIMTKNPIIATPHMSVYDVANKMAKYRIEQLPVIKGEGDLVGLIRDMDLIKVIVNRK, encoded by the coding sequence GTGAAAGTTAAAAGCATAATGACACCAGATCCTGTAGTTATTGAGCTTCCAGCTACGAGGAGTTATGCTCTTGAACTCTTTAAAAAGCACAATGTTAGGTCTTTTCCCGTTGTTAGGAGAGGGACTAAGGAATTGGTTGGTATTGTAAGCATTAAAAGGGTTCTTGTAAATCCTGACGAAGATCAACTAGCAATGCTTGTGAAAAGGAATGTTCCTGTAGTTAAGCCTGCTGATGACCTAAAGAAAGCTGTCCGTTTAATGCTTGAGTATGACTATAGGCGAGTGATTGTTGTTGATGATGAAGGTAAAGTTGTCGGAATTCTCACAGTTGGTGACATTATTAGGAGATATCTGGCAAAGAATGAAAAGTACAAAGATGTTGAAATTGAGCCTTACTACCAGAGATATGTGAGTGTTGTATGGAAGGGTACTCCATTAAAAGCTGCTTTAAAAGCGTTACTTTTGTGCAATGCAATGGCAATCCCGGTAATTGATGATGATGGGAACCTAATTGGAATAGTTGATGAGACAGATTTGCTTAAGGATAGCGAAGTTGTCAGAGTTATGAAGAGTTCTGCTTTAGCGGTCTCAAGCGAAGAGGAGTGGATTCTTGAAAGTAATCCAATTCTGCTCTTTGAAAAGGCTGAACTCCAGTTGCCTAAGAAGCCTGTTGAGGAAATAATGACAAAGAACCCGATAATTGCAACACCTCATATGAGCGTTTACGATGTAGCAAACAAAATGGCCAAATACAGGATTGAACAGCTTCCAGTCATTAAGGGGGAAGGAGACCTTGTGGGGTTAATCAGAGATATGGACTTAATAAAGGTCATTGTGAACAGAAAATGA
- a CDS encoding 50S ribosomal protein L3, whose product MGKISKPRRGSLAYSPRKRAKSIVPRIRKWPQEDEVRLLGFAGYKAGMTHILMIDDRPGLTKGKEIFMPVTIVEAPPMVVFGIRAYKQGYLGLETATEVWIPNLNPDLKRRIKTLPKNYNEEAFQQKLGELEDLVKSGEIVEVRALVHTQPRLIKLKKKPEVMEYAVGGKSVEEKFAYLKEKLGKEIRAKEVLKEGELLDVIAVTKGKGTQGPVKRWGIKVQFHKAQRAGKGRHVGNLGPWHPARVMWTVPQAGQMGFHHRTEFNKRLIAIGENGALELDGNKIEITPKGGFPHYGIVRSDFLMIAGSIPGAIKRIIRVRPAIRPPAKKPPVERPQITYISRESKQ is encoded by the coding sequence ATGGGTAAGATTAGCAAGCCAAGAAGAGGTTCATTGGCATATTCCCCAAGAAAAAGGGCTAAGAGCATAGTCCCTAGAATTAGAAAGTGGCCTCAGGAAGATGAGGTAAGGCTACTCGGATTTGCTGGCTACAAGGCAGGAATGACTCACATACTCATGATAGATGACAGACCAGGGCTTACAAAGGGCAAAGAGATATTCATGCCAGTTACAATAGTTGAAGCTCCACCAATGGTTGTCTTTGGAATCAGAGCATACAAGCAGGGTTATCTTGGCCTTGAAACAGCAACAGAGGTCTGGATTCCAAATCTCAATCCAGACCTGAAGAGAAGAATTAAGACACTTCCAAAGAACTATAATGAAGAGGCATTCCAGCAGAAGCTTGGCGAGCTTGAAGACCTAGTTAAGAGCGGTGAAATAGTTGAGGTTAGAGCTTTGGTTCACACTCAGCCAAGACTGATCAAGCTCAAGAAGAAGCCAGAAGTCATGGAGTACGCTGTTGGTGGAAAGAGTGTGGAAGAGAAGTTTGCCTATCTCAAGGAGAAGCTTGGAAAAGAAATCAGGGCAAAGGAGGTTCTCAAGGAGGGCGAGCTCTTAGACGTTATAGCTGTCACAAAGGGTAAGGGAACTCAAGGTCCAGTTAAGAGATGGGGAATCAAGGTTCAATTCCACAAGGCTCAGAGAGCTGGAAAAGGAAGACACGTTGGTAACTTAGGTCCATGGCACCCAGCAAGGGTTATGTGGACAGTTCCACAAGCCGGTCAGATGGGCTTCCACCACAGGACAGAGTTCAACAAGAGGTTGATCGCTATTGGTGAGAATGGAGCTCTCGAGCTTGATGGAAACAAGATTGAGATTACACCAAAGGGCGGCTTCCCACACTATGGAATCGTTAGGAGTGACTTCCTAATGATTGCAGGTTCAATCCCCGGTGCAATTAAGAGAATCATTAGAGTTAGACCAGCAATCAGACCACCAGCTAAGAAGCCACCTGTTGAGAGACCGCAGATTACATACATTAGTAGGGAATCAAAGCAATGA
- a CDS encoding 50S ribosomal protein L23 gives MDPYKVIIRPVVTEKAVSLIEKENKLTFIVDRRATKQDIKKAVEEIYNVKVEKVNTLITMKGEKKAYVKLKPEYNASEIAARIGLF, from the coding sequence ATGGATCCGTACAAGGTTATTATCAGACCTGTCGTTACAGAAAAGGCAGTTTCATTGATTGAAAAAGAAAATAAGCTCACATTCATCGTTGACAGAAGAGCCACAAAGCAAGATATCAAGAAAGCCGTAGAGGAAATCTACAATGTTAAAGTTGAAAAAGTCAATACACTTATTACAATGAAAGGCGAGAAGAAGGCATATGTTAAGCTTAAGCCTGAGTACAATGCAAGTGAAATTGCTGCTAGAATAGGATTGTTCTGA
- the sepF gene encoding cell division protein SepF, whose product MGLFDKIIKKEEPKRNPLNPIRKDVEGGSIADIDVIPLEEDELAKELVKPEIRYIKKIVVTSYTDLERISEEIQEGNIVIADLTPLESKPEVLEKVAEQIKGMVHALGGDAAKISKYEIKLIVTPPDIKIYRG is encoded by the coding sequence ATGGGATTGTTTGACAAAATTATTAAGAAAGAGGAACCAAAAAGGAATCCACTAAACCCTATTAGAAAAGACGTTGAAGGTGGATCAATAGCCGATATTGATGTTATCCCTCTTGAAGAAGATGAACTTGCAAAAGAACTTGTAAAACCTGAAATAAGATACATTAAAAAAATCGTTGTCACCAGTTACACAGATTTAGAAAGAATCTCAGAGGAAATACAAGAAGGGAACATTGTTATTGCAGATTTAACACCACTTGAATCAAAGCCAGAAGTTTTAGAAAAAGTGGCCGAACAAATAAAAGGCATGGTTCATGCCCTTGGTGGGGATGCTGCAAAGATTTCAAAATATGAAATTAAGCTTATAGTAACTCCACCAGACATCAAGATATACAGGGGCTGA
- a CDS encoding ZPR1 zinc finger domain-containing protein yields the protein MSEEKPAIQEIKLGDCPICGSKNTLKALQYIHDIPYFGKVMESTIICEKCGYRSADVMILEEKEPKLYTVKVEEEKDLFTRVVRSKSGTIELEELGIKIEPGPASQGFVSNVEGVLERVRETLLMAKDFKEQENDKEAVKKIDELLDYIEDVKEGKKSLTVKIMDPFGNSALIGEKVKSRLLTKEEIKKLSTGPYVVIEPEKLEDKEAK from the coding sequence ATGAGTGAAGAAAAACCTGCCATTCAAGAGATTAAATTGGGAGACTGTCCAATCTGTGGTAGTAAAAACACACTTAAGGCTCTTCAGTATATTCATGACATCCCTTATTTTGGCAAAGTCATGGAATCAACGATTATCTGCGAAAAATGCGGCTACAGAAGTGCAGATGTTATGATATTAGAGGAGAAGGAGCCAAAGTTATACACAGTGAAGGTTGAAGAGGAAAAAGACCTGTTTACAAGAGTCGTGAGAAGCAAGAGTGGAACAATTGAATTGGAAGAACTTGGCATAAAGATTGAACCTGGTCCAGCGAGTCAGGGATTTGTGAGCAATGTTGAAGGAGTTTTAGAGAGAGTTAGGGAAACCCTTTTGATGGCAAAGGACTTTAAAGAGCAGGAAAACGACAAGGAAGCAGTAAAGAAGATTGATGAGCTCTTAGATTATATTGAAGATGTCAAGGAAGGCAAAAAGTCGCTGACCGTTAAGATTATGGATCCCTTCGGAAACAGCGCTTTAATTGGTGAAAAAGTCAAGAGCAGACTTTTGACAAAGGAAGAAATTAAAAAGCTCAGCACAGGACCTTATGTAGTCATTGAGCCAGAAAAACTTGAAGACAAAGAGGCTAAATGA
- a CDS encoding sodium ion-translocating decarboxylase subunit beta — translation MGLEQAIIDFFAHMGLLNLTVGNLIMILVGLTLVYLAVVKEMEPLLLLPIGISAVLVNLPFTGIADPPHGLFYLIHHYLISTEIVPLLIFFGLGAMTDFGPMIADPKTALLGAAAQIGVFIAMLTAVALGFTLPEAASIGIIGGADGPTTIYLTTKLAPHLLGATAVAAYSYMSLVPLIQPPVIKALTTPEERRIRMEQLRPVSKREKILFPIASMLIIGLLVPSAAPLIGMLMIGNLFRESGVVERLSKAAREELMNIVTIFLGLGVGSTMRAEYFLTMKTLMILALGVVAFATATAGGVLLGKLMMKLSGGRINPMIGAAGVSAVPMSARVVQKLAAEEDPGNFILMHAMGPNVAGVIGTAVAAGVLLSALG, via the coding sequence ATGGGATTAGAGCAGGCGATAATTGACTTCTTTGCTCACATGGGTCTGCTTAACTTAACAGTCGGTAACCTGATTATGATACTTGTTGGACTTACACTTGTCTATTTGGCAGTAGTTAAAGAAATGGAACCTTTGCTGTTGCTTCCCATTGGTATAAGTGCTGTACTTGTGAATTTGCCATTTACTGGAATAGCTGATCCTCCCCATGGTTTGTTTTATTTGATTCATCACTATCTTATTAGCACGGAGATAGTCCCTCTGTTGATATTCTTCGGTCTTGGGGCGATGACAGACTTCGGACCTATGATAGCTGATCCCAAAACCGCATTACTCGGTGCAGCTGCTCAGATTGGTGTTTTCATCGCAATGCTCACAGCAGTTGCCTTAGGTTTTACTCTTCCAGAGGCAGCGTCAATTGGTATTATTGGTGGTGCTGATGGACCTACAACGATTTATTTAACAACAAAATTAGCTCCCCACCTGCTCGGGGCAACAGCAGTTGCAGCTTACAGTTACATGAGTCTCGTCCCATTGATTCAGCCGCCAGTTATTAAGGCATTGACAACTCCAGAAGAGAGAAGAATTAGGATGGAACAGCTAAGACCAGTCTCGAAGCGTGAAAAGATCCTCTTCCCAATCGCTTCAATGCTAATCATTGGTTTGCTAGTCCCTTCAGCAGCTCCGCTAATTGGTATGCTCATGATTGGCAACCTCTTCAGGGAGAGCGGTGTTGTTGAGAGACTCAGCAAGGCAGCGAGAGAAGAGCTTATGAACATTGTTACAATCTTCCTTGGACTTGGTGTTGGTTCAACAATGAGAGCGGAGTACTTCCTAACGATGAAAACTTTAATGATCCTTGCTTTGGGTGTCGTTGCATTTGCAACAGCAACAGCTGGTGGTGTTCTCTTAGGAAAGCTCATGATGAAGCTCAGTGGAGGAAGAATCAACCCAATGATAGGGGCAGCTGGAGTTTCAGCAGTTCCTATGAGCGCAAGAGTTGTTCAAAAGCTGGCAGCCGAAGAAGACCCAGGAAACTTCATCTTAATGCACGCAATGGGTCCAAACGTTGCTGGGGTTATAGGTACAGCAGTTGCTGCTGGAGTTCTGCTCTCAGCTCTTGGTTGA
- a CDS encoding acetyl-CoA carboxylase biotin carboxyl carrier protein subunit, translated as MKGKVKVTVDGIPYEVEVEELGLGKFRVSFEGESYEVEAKDLGIPLSAMEIPAQVQAPSAPAPAPSAPSVAPVQASSVSSTSSSVSAVGGGVVSAPMPGKVLRILVSEGDQVKVGQGLLVLEAMKMENEIPAPKDGIVKKILVKEGDTVDTGQPLIELG; from the coding sequence ATGAAGGGCAAAGTTAAGGTCACTGTCGATGGTATCCCTTATGAAGTTGAAGTGGAGGAACTCGGCTTGGGTAAGTTCAGAGTATCATTTGAGGGAGAAAGCTATGAAGTTGAAGCTAAAGATCTAGGAATTCCTTTAAGTGCTATGGAGATACCGGCTCAAGTGCAAGCTCCCTCAGCACCTGCACCAGCTCCTTCTGCGCCTTCAGTGGCTCCGGTACAGGCTTCGTCTGTGTCTTCAACTTCGTCGTCAGTTTCTGCAGTGGGTGGGGGTGTTGTTTCTGCGCCTATGCCGGGTAAGGTTTTGAGGATTCTTGTTAGTGAGGGGGATCAAGTGAAGGTTGGTCAGGGGTTGCTAGTGTTGGAGGCTATGAAAATGGAGAATGAAATCCCAGCACCAAAAGACGGCATCGTAAAGAAAATCCTCGTAAAAGAAGGCGACACTGTCGACACAGGACAACCACTAATAGAACTCGGGTGA
- a CDS encoding OadG family protein → MITMQAFLEGLYITILGVTVVFAVLTILALAMYGIGYLERRLLEREAPKEAPVAEVKEEAKAEEKPKIEPKKLAVITAAILAYIAEKNAQLRPVPFKRKPSDAWRLYGIQTQMEEVEDFNYELGKW, encoded by the coding sequence ATGATCACAATGCAAGCATTCCTAGAAGGGCTTTACATAACAATCCTAGGTGTTACAGTAGTTTTTGCTGTTTTAACAATTTTAGCACTGGCAATGTATGGGATTGGTTACTTGGAGAGGCGTTTGCTTGAAAGAGAGGCACCAAAGGAAGCACCTGTGGCAGAGGTTAAGGAAGAAGCCAAGGCTGAGGAGAAGCCCAAGATTGAACCTAAAAAGCTTGCTGTTATCACAGCTGCAATTTTAGCTTATATCGCTGAGAAAAATGCTCAGCTCAGACCTGTTCCGTTTAAGCGGAAACCTTCTGATGCTTGGCGTTTATATGGTATTCAGACTCAAATGGAGGAAGTTGAGGATTTCAATTATGAGTTAGGGAAGTGGTGA
- a CDS encoding ASCH domain-containing protein, translating to MEHVIALHQVYGELIFRGLKSHEIRRSRVFNEGDIVFLYIARGNLFTLKRTLEKLGLTEEQLLTKRGTIAGGFEVGEVIKADFETLWELTKDTSGLTFVHGEERGKQWLKEYVKNYGYAFAIEKPFLFKEPISREEMKEKYGVFVEGIIHLSSRTRQPWVKALLEDLMSREAVFI from the coding sequence ATGGAGCATGTGATTGCACTCCATCAAGTGTATGGTGAGCTCATATTTAGAGGGTTAAAGTCTCACGAAATTAGACGTTCGAGAGTTTTTAATGAGGGAGATATTGTCTTCCTTTACATAGCGAGAGGAAATCTATTCACCCTTAAGAGAACACTTGAGAAACTTGGTTTAACTGAAGAACAGTTGCTGACTAAGAGGGGAACAATTGCGGGTGGCTTTGAGGTGGGGGAAGTTATAAAAGCTGATTTTGAAACCCTTTGGGAGCTCACAAAAGATACAAGCGGCTTAACCTTCGTTCACGGAGAGGAAAGGGGTAAGCAGTGGCTCAAAGAATACGTCAAAAATTACGGGTACGCTTTTGCCATCGAAAAGCCTTTTCTCTTCAAAGAGCCTATAAGCAGAGAAGAAATGAAGGAAAAGTACGGTGTTTTTGTGGAAGGGATTATTCATCTCTCAAGCAGGACGAGGCAACCCTGGGTTAAAGCTCTGCTTGAAGATTTAATGAGCAGAGAAGCCGTCTTCATTTAG
- a CDS encoding homoserine dehydrogenase, producing the protein MTEVFLSFIGFGNVGRGVARVLLEKAEQFRIKYGLKFRVVSISDSKATIWEEGGIDLREALMVKETFGSLDRWGNDYEVYQMSPMEVVKEVESDVVVDVTNDVNAWKWHMEAFRHGRHVVTSNKPPLVFHFMELTQEAYMRRVNYRFEATVMAGTPIITLLQESLLGDEILSIQGVLNGTTTFILSQMERGLSFEDALKKAQELGIAERDSSTDIKGIDAAYKAAILHNVAFYPISFEKLRIRGIAEISMEDIERARREGKAIRLVAEVKKGEVSVEPKTVPKDSPLAVYGTQNVAVIETDLLGKLVIKGGGAGVKETASAVVNDVIKAVRRE; encoded by the coding sequence ATGACCGAGGTTTTCCTTTCTTTTATAGGTTTTGGAAACGTGGGCAGGGGAGTTGCAAGAGTCCTTCTAGAAAAAGCAGAGCAATTTAGAATAAAATATGGTCTAAAGTTTAGAGTTGTCAGCATTTCCGATTCTAAAGCTACTATCTGGGAGGAGGGTGGAATAGATTTAAGAGAGGCGTTAATGGTTAAGGAAACTTTTGGAAGCTTGGACAGATGGGGGAATGACTATGAGGTCTATCAAATGTCCCCGATGGAAGTTGTGAAGGAAGTTGAGAGTGACGTTGTTGTTGATGTAACCAATGATGTGAACGCGTGGAAATGGCATATGGAGGCTTTCAGACATGGCAGGCATGTTGTTACTTCAAACAAACCTCCTTTGGTTTTCCATTTCATGGAGCTTACCCAGGAGGCCTACATGAGAAGAGTGAATTACAGATTTGAGGCAACTGTGATGGCTGGAACGCCGATAATAACCCTTTTACAAGAAAGCCTCTTAGGAGATGAAATTTTGAGCATTCAGGGAGTTTTAAATGGTACAACAACTTTTATTTTGAGCCAGATGGAGAGAGGACTTAGCTTTGAAGATGCATTGAAGAAGGCTCAAGAGCTTGGAATAGCTGAGAGGGATTCGAGCACGGACATTAAGGGTATAGATGCTGCTTATAAAGCTGCAATTCTCCATAACGTTGCTTTCTATCCAATAAGCTTTGAGAAGTTAAGGATTAGAGGAATTGCCGAAATATCAATGGAAGATATAGAGAGGGCTAGGAGAGAAGGTAAGGCTATAAGGTTAGTTGCTGAGGTTAAGAAAGGTGAAGTTTCCGTTGAGCCGAAAACTGTTCCAAAGGATTCACCATTAGCTGTTTATGGAACACAAAATGTTGCAGTTATTGAAACGGACTTGTTGGGAAAGCTTGTAATCAAAGGTGGTGGTGCTGGAGTTAAGGAGACTGCTTCTGCTGTTGTGAATGATGTCATCAAAGCCGTGAGGAGAGAATAA